AGTTGTGCATTTGTTCACTCAGTTGTAAGTCTGAAGTCTGAACTGTAAGACTTACAGTTGTAAGTCTGCGCTGAGCAGTATCCTGAGGTCACTTAAAGGCCTGAGAAGCTTGGTCTCTGTAGCGAAGGATCTTGGGCCAGAGGAGAAATTATGTCATTGCATTAGAGTGTGTGTCTACGCGTTTGAGGGAAGGGGAGTCTGCAGTGTGGACTGTGGAGGCCCCTCAACCATGATATTGAACCTCTTCAGCCCAGCAGGGGTCAGAGCAGGGGTTGGCAGCCCGGCCCAGGCCTGTCCCAGCtacctcctctctccctgcagaTCTTTAATGGACTTGCCCAGACCACAGGCTGGCCCTCTGTGGTGACCTGTGTTGGCAACTGGTTCGGGAAGGGAAAGTAAGTGTGATGAGAGAGGAGGAGTGGGAGGTCCTCCGAGAAGGCTGGGGGTAGGGGGCAGGTACTCGTGGCCCCCTAGTATAATTTCAGGGGGAAAGAGTGGAAACTTGCCTCCATCTTGCTGACTCACATGCCGAGACACAGACGTTTCGTTTAGTGACTAAAAAGCAGCACTGATTTTCTCATTGATGAGGTTTTAACCCATAAAACAGGCAATCTTAGTTATGCTTTTTTCTCATGATAGATGAATTTCTATTTTACATGAAGACAAAAATGAAGCCTATAAaactgtgcttttctttttcttcaactgGCTTTCATGCAAAAAAAGTTGCTTTGgggcaggatttctcaacctcagcactactgactgGGGCTGGATGATCCTTTGCTCTGGGGCTGTCCTAAACATCACAGGGCGTTCAGCAGCGTCAACCCACCAGACGCCAGTAGCATACTCCAAGCTGTGATAATCAAaaatctccagacattgccaatgtcccctgggggcagaaTCGCCCctgcttgaggagcagtgccctAGGGTAACAGCCACAGGGCAAGAGAGAAGGATGGTGGGGGCTCGACACCCTCAGGGCAGCAAGAGTCCCTTCTGGAAGCCCTGTGTGTGCTGTTCAGGGAGCTGGCTGAGGGGAGCGGATGCCAGGCCTTGCTGTCGCGTGTCTGACACCCCCTCCTCCCTGACTGGTGTCTGGGCAGCACTTGGCCAGGGCAGTGCGATGAACCCTGTGCTtctcttttcacattttctactctctcccttctccttccttgccctccctcccctccaggcgGGGGCTCATCATGGGCGTCTGGAATTCCCACACATCCGTGGGCAACATCCTGGGCTCCCTGATCGCCGGCGTCTGGGTGAATGGGCAGTGGGGCCTGTCCTTTGTGGTGCCAGGCATCATCACCGCTGCCATGGGCGTCATcaccttcctcttcctcatcgAATGTGAgtgggcccctccctccccacagggcCCAGCATTGAGCCTCCCAGTTCTCGCGGGTTCTAGGAGAAGGCAGCTGGCTAGAGTGGGAAGATTACTTACGGAGTTGGAGGACAGATGTGTGACGGGACAAAcaacctcactgagcctcagttttcccatttgtaaaataagaataacaacATCTACTTCCTAGGATAGTTGAAGGTTTCAGTGAGAGGATGTAGCTAGGACGCTTGGCCCATAGTCAGTGCTCGGCAAAGGCTGGCTGAATCTGAGGTGTGAGAAGAGGAAGGTGGAGTTGACGGGGCTCTCACAGTGAGCAGTCCCCACATCTGCTGTTCTCTTCCCCCGTCTCTGATGGCCTTGTGAGTGGGCTAGGCTGCGTAGTATGGCCACTTTGTAGCAAGAGAACTAAAGTCCACAAGGTACTAGTGACAGAGCTGGTTGTTAGGGGAGCCAGGCTTAGAAGGTGGTCTTCAGAGCCCCTGTCCAGGCTCCCTCGCCAGGAAGTACACTGGCTACccttggggggcagggggcagaccCAGTACAAGGTGAGGGCCTGCTGGAACGCTTCTTAGAAGGCTTTTTTTTCAGACCCAGAAGATGTGGACTGCACCCCTCCTCAGCACCATGTACGTGTGAGCCCCCTTAACCcaatccctgccctcctcctccatctgcaggGCTGCTCCCAGAGAGGACTGGGCACTTGGAGGGAGTCACTTTACAGGCCCAATGTCAGGCCCTTGGGTTGGCTCCCCGACAGCCCCATGGTCTGGCAGGAGGTCAGTTCAGTCCAAGAGAGGGACATAGACCTCTTCCAGTGTggcagcccctacctctcacatGGGTTATCCCTCCAGCCGGTGGGAGGTGGACGTGCCTACAGCAAAGGCTCATATCTGCTCAGGGTGGACCAGAAGAGAAGGAGGACAACCCTGAGGACCCTGGGAATGGGCCCTACTCTAGCAGGGAGAGCAGCCTGGACACTGCTACCAGATGCTCCAAGGAGCCAAGCACTCAGCCTGCTGCCATCAGCTTCCTTGGAGCACTCCGGATCCCGGTGAGAAGTCTGTGGaatggagggaggtgggaggctCTCCAGATTTTTCTGTTGGGTATCAGGAGATGAGGATGCTCAGGGTCATCTCTGGTTTCCAGAATCTCTTTACACAAGATTCTTAGGGTGAGTGGCTGACTTGGGGAGGGTAACATAGGGGCTTGTCTTGACACAGCGTTTGAACAGCAGGCACAATGCTTTTACTAAGATTGAGTAGGTATTTAAGGTTTCTTTGTGTGGTAGGTGGTGGAAAGGCCTGGGGTGGTGCCAAGCTAGCCTTGGGGCTGCCCTGGACAAGGGTTACTTGCATCCTTTCCACGTGCCCTCTGTTACCTCCCCAGGGCGTGATTGAGTTCTCCTTGTGTCTGCTCTTTGCCAAGCTGGTCAGTTACACCTTCCTCTACTGGCTGCCGCTCTACATCTTCAATGTGGGTAAGCTCCTGGGGAGAAGAGGTGGGGCGGGATCTCTGAGGGGAGAGGAAACCTGTCATGTGATTCCAGGATATAGGCAGGATTTCTGTGGAACCGCTCCTAGAGCAAAaggaggttttgttttttaaacggGAAGCTAACACTTGCACATCACCCCAAGACCTGGATTCCAGCCACCTTTCCTCCTTTGGAACTGAGTTGCGGGTTAGGAACTCAAAGCTCTGTTCCATAATCCTCCCTAACTTCTTCTCCAGCTGTAAGTGTAGGAGAAACCCACCTCCAGGCTGCTTGGCTCATAGATGGGTGGGATGGAGGGTGATGGAAAAGGTCTGCCTTTTGAATGCCTCATGGAGTCCCCTGAGCGTCCCACAGCCCAAGCAAGAGGGCCTGGTGAGCTATCCCACTGCCTGTAGCCTGGTGATGTACACTGCTCTCCTCTCCAAGGGGCCACTGACGCCTTGTGCCTGGTCTGCTGGGCTGCCCGTCTTGTGGACCtactctccccttcccctgcccctgccccaggatgTAGAGATGAGGAGAGGTCACTTTCGTGGTTGAAAAAGGACGTTAATGTCCACCTGGCCTGGGTCTCTGCTTTCCTATGGCTCAGGTGGCTACGCTATGAAGGAGCAGCCCCTGGAGCTGCAGAGCTCCATGTGCCGAGGCGCTCTCACCCTCCTCCAAGCCCTGTGGGAAGCCAAAGCTGCCTGGCCACACGCTGTACTTGCACTGAGCAGGATACTGTGGGGCTCAGTCAGGGCCAGATCTCAAGCTGTAACTTGCCCCACAGCCTGTCTGAGAGGCCTCTCTCAAAGCCAGGGGGAGAGCACCAGGTGGCTCTGTGGACACTGTTTTGTGGCCTTGGTGTTGACTTCAGAGTATGAGTCAACCTTGAGGGCTGGGCTACAATTCAAGCTTCTGGACATTCCTTTTTCTAATCCTAAGGGAAGGCCTGGGATCTGAGGTCCCCATTTTCCTGCAAGTTTCTTTCTGGCTCCGTTTATGTGAAGAGCTGCTGGTGGGGCCCTGCCGCTAGGtcaggagcagagcagagcagagcagagtggCTGGCTGGGCTGAGGCTCAGTGAGTGCAGTTGTGCCTCTAGGGGAGAGGCGGCCCAGTGGGACAGGGCTCTCCAGGGCCAGATCCCAGCGCTTTCAGGGGAGGGCTATCCAGAGAGGTCAAGGCCATCCTGCAGAGGGAGAAGGCAGTACTGGAGTCGGGGCCAGAAAGGGCATCTGGCCCCAAACTGCCGCAAACTCACTTGAGACCTGGCCAATCACCTCCCCAGAGCACTCACTCCTTCCTCTGAAAAAAGAGGCAGTGGGGCTGAGTCAGGTGCTCTGTGGAGACTTTTCTGGCTGTGGCACTCCAGGATGTTTGCCCTGAGCCCACACGTCCGACcacacatttgtgttttccatAGCTCACTTTGGTGCCAAAGAGGCTGGGGACCTGTCTACGCTCTTTGATGTTGGTGGCATCATAGGTGAggccctgccctgctctgcctctAGTCTGCATTCCCCTCTTCTTTTGTGGGGGTTCAGAAAGAAGGGACAGGTCCAATGGGACGTGACCTGAGTAGGTGGCACCAGAAGAAAAAGGGCTCCTGCCCAGCTGGATGGCCCTAAGAAAGATGGCCACCTTTGGTCTTCTTGTAAGCAGTGGGTACAGGGAGGGCTGCGGGAGGCAGAAGCTCTGCTGGCCCTGGGTGCCAGGCCCAGGCTAGTGCTGGGCAGAGGGTTGGGGCAAAGCTTGGGGGACCCGTGACCAAGAGGCTGCGGCTGTGCCTAGGCAGCTGTGTGTGAGTTGGTTTGTGTTCCAGGTGGCATCGTGGCGGGGCTCATCTCTGACTACACGAATGGCAGGGCCACCACTTGCTGCATCATGCTCATCTTGGCTGCCCCTATGGTGTGTATGACCTCGAGGGCCAAGTGCATGTGCTTATGTGTGTGTGGGCCACTGAGCTTGGGCATTTACACACACACCTGTCTCTTTGCATGTGTGTACCTCTCTGTGcacagcctggggaggaggagccagggTTAGCACAGGAAGAGGTCCAGACTGAGGATGTTGGAAAGGGATTAGTAACTATTTGGCCTTGGTGGGAAAGTGGGAGACCAGCTGCTAAACTTCTTGACCAAGGAAAGAATAAGAGATTGAGGTGAGACAGGAGAGAAGACTTTTtgggaaaagggaaacaatagatTACCACGTCATAGACCCTCCATCTCTGGACATTTAAAGACCTAGAGGTCTAGtctgagaaggaagaggagtaAGGTGACTGCTGGAGTTCCAGGGCAGGAGAGGGTTGGTGCAGACTTCTGGGCTCCAGTCTAACAGTAAGCCGTGGGGAAGCCTTTGTGACCctgcctctccccttctcctcgCAGATGTTCCTCTACAACCATTTTGGCCAGAATGGGATTACCAGCTCCATAGGTGAGGAGGTGGCTGCAGGTCCCGCCAGGCCACAGGAAAGGCACTGCCTTGGGGGCCCGCAAGGCTGGCTTGGGGGCATCGGTGGGAggcaaagggaaaggggaggttCTCGGCCTGTTTCCTGGGGGTCTCGCCTGCATTGGGGCTGAGGCTGGTGGTGGCCCCTCATCTCTAACTGGGCCATCTCTGTTACTGCCTCAGTAATGCTGATTGTCTGTGGGGCCCTGGTCAACGGCCCTTATGCGCTCATCACCACTGCTGTCTCAGCTGACCTGGTAAGCAGGGCCACCTCCCGGGCCAGGGATCACTTTGGGGGCTCGGTCAGGGCCTCTGTCTCCAGGTCCATTTCCCCTacctctctttccccctcccctggcTTGCAGAGACAGGATCCTCAGAGGCCTCCAGAAGCCACCATTggcccctctttcctctctcctccaagcCCTAATCGCCACCTCCCCCAGAGTCAGCTCCTCTCCCAGTTCTGGTCCTGCTCAGTGCTGCCTCTTGGTTTGGGCCTCCccactctgctttctctccccagggGACTCACAAGAGCCTGAAGGGCAATGCAAAGGCGCTCTCCACGGTCACGGCCATCATCGACGGCACAGGGTCCATAGGTCTGTGATTCTAGCTTTGCGCTCCTGGCAGCTGAGCCCTGAGCCTTGTTGTGGGCACACACCCTGGAGGACTGCCCTCATGGGGGCAGGGAGGTCCGGGGCCTTTGTCGGTGCCCTTCTCTGATGCTGTGTTCTGCACAGGTGCGGCTCTGGGGCCTCTGCTGGCCGGGCTCATCTCCCCCACAGGCTGGAACAACGTCTTCTACATGCTCATCTCTGCTGATATCCTGGCCTGCTTGGTAAGAATTCTCGGGGCATACAGATGGGTATTGGCGGAGGGGGATTCCTGCCCTGCCAGGCTGGAACCCTGGAGGTCCAAAGCAATGGCCATTAGGGACTCTAGGACAATGAGAACAGCTGCCCTTTCCTCAGAACCACTTTACCTCCCATGGCTGATGCCCTGCTGAATAGAACTGTGTGCCCACCTCGTTCCCTCCTACCTAGCACTGGGGACTAACCACATGCTCACTGCTAATGttgccctcccttccctctgtgcCTTGGACTCCCCGCAGCTCCTCTGCCGGTTGGTATACAAAGAGATCCTGGCCTGGAAGTCGTCCATGAGCAGAAACAGAGGGTGAGTCCTCCAGGAGCTGGAGCCCCACCTCCCCCAACCTCACTTCTTATGGGAGTCAGTGCTCAGTGGCTCTGTACCCAGGCTGAGCCCAGCTCCAGCTCAGACCTCTGGAATGCAGAGGCAGCCCGGGGATGTGCTCTGTGATCCCcactcccgcccccgccccactaACCTGTCCTCTGTTGTCCCCATGTGTCTCCATAGCTCTAGTCTGGCCCTAACCCACCCGCTGTAGTATTTTCCTCAAGTCTCACGACTTTTGTGAGTATTTTCAAGTCCATGACTGATGTGCCATTAGAGTGGGGCCTGCATGCAaatcctctctcctccagtgTGATTTTtccaacttcctcttttttcttggggGCCAGTTCCAAAGACTCTCCACCAAGCAGAGCATGATGCTTGGGAAGTGTTTCCTAAGGGGTCTGAGCTGCCACACAGGTTGGCAGCCTCTTCCCCTTA
The Equus caballus isolate H_3958 breed thoroughbred chromosome 7, TB-T2T, whole genome shotgun sequence genome window above contains:
- the SLC37A2 gene encoding glucose-6-phosphate exchanger SLC37A2 isoform X1; this encodes MRSSLAPGVWFLRAFSRDSWFRGFILLLTFFIYTCYHMSRKPISVVKSRLHQNCSELIHPINDTHSLNDTTWCSWAPFDQNNYKELLGAVDNAFLVAYAIGMFISGIFGERLPLRYYLSAGMLLSGLFTALFGLGYFWKIHMLWYFVLIQIFNGLAQTTGWPSVVTCVGNWFGKGKRGLIMGVWNSHTSVGNILGSLIAGVWVNGQWGLSFVVPGIITAAMGVITFLFLIEYPEDVDCTPPQHHGGPEEKEDNPEDPGNGPYSSRESSLDTATRCSKEPSTQPAAISFLGALRIPGVIEFSLCLLFAKLVSYTFLYWLPLYIFNVAHFGAKEAGDLSTLFDVGGIIGGIVAGLISDYTNGRATTCCIMLILAAPMMFLYNHFGQNGITSSIVMLIVCGALVNGPYALITTAVSADLGTHKSLKGNAKALSTVTAIIDGTGSIGAALGPLLAGLISPTGWNNVFYMLISADILACLLLCRLVYKEILAWKSSMSRNRGSSLALTHPL
- the SLC37A2 gene encoding glucose-6-phosphate exchanger SLC37A2 isoform X2, which translates into the protein MRSSLAPGVWFLRAFSRDSWFRGFILLLTFFIYTCYHMSRKPISVVKSRLHQNCSELIHPINDTHSLNDTTWCSWAPFDQNNYKELLGAVDNAFLVAYAIGMFISGIFGERLPLRYYLSAGMLLSGLFTALFGLGYFWKIHMLWYFVLIQIFNGLAQTTGWPSVVTCVGNWFGKGKRGLIMGVWNSHTSVGNILGSLIAGVWVNGQWGLSFVVPGIITAAMGVITFLFLIEYPEDVDCTPPQHHGGPEEKEDNPEDPGNGPYSSRESSLDTATRCSKEPSTQPAAISFLGALRIPGVIEFSLCLLFAKLVSYTFLYWLPLYIFNVAHFGAKEAGDLSTLFDVGGIIGGIVAGLISDYTNGRATTCCIMLILAAPMMFLYNHFGQNGITSSIVMLIVCGALVNGPYALITTAVSADLGTHKSLKGNAKALSTVTAIIDGTGSIGAALGPLLAGLISPTGWNNVFYMLISADILACLLLCRLVYKEILAWKSSMSRNRGYKEI